The genomic interval tAAGATAATTGAATCAAATTAAATTGAACATAAAATGAATTATATCATTGAATAgtgatttgaatttaatttaattttttttataagtttgattcatttagatattatcgaactTTGAACATCTTCCACCATATAACTCTGTCACACTGTCTTTGTTAGATTTCAAGACTGTTATTTGATTGGAAATACTTGCAATCTGAACTTCCTTTAAGGTTATAGAGActgttatttttcttcttcttctataatTAGTGTCTgcaaaattatataattttaagaaaattgttaTGGCAATGGTCTATTTATATATCCTGTTTGAAAAACAAGCAAATAAGCCAATTCATTCCAGACAAATAAAACAGCATAAGATAACAGAAGCTAAGCTATCATCTTCGAACAATAACATGATTAGTCGATGACTCCTTTGCATAACAAATCCAAATGCTTTTTTTGACATTATACTTGGGCTATAGGACTTCATTGACAATGCTCTCTGATACGGTGCATGAGGAGAGGGCCGTGCGGCTGACGTGGTCTAAAGTCAAGCCTATGGGATGGTGAGAAGTCCAGTCCCCGTGGagatcagaagtcaagcttatgtgATCGCGGTCAAAGTTTTCGTTGATAGAACAGTCAAAGGTCAAGAACACAGTTGGGGCGAGGGCCAGCCTCAAGGGCAATTAAGGATCGGACCCACATGCCAGGTACAGTTGCGGACCGGGCTCATAGGCCAGGTACAGTTGCGGACCGGGCCCACAGACCAGGTAAAGTTGTGGAAGAAAAAGCCTCTGACATAgtacagacctagcgtacaggtcaggacataCGAACTAGGGGTAACaatagacagaagcaggtcggaatacagacctggcgtacaggtcggaacgtacaaatcagggataacagcagacagaagcaggtaggaatacagacctggcgtacaggtcggaacgtacaagtcatagataacagcagacagaagcaggtcggaatatagacctgacgtacaggtcggaacgtacaaaccAGGGGTAGCaacagacagaagcaggtcggaatacagacctggcatacaggtcggaacgtacaagccatagaTAATagcagatagaagcaggtcggaatacagacctggcgtataaGTCGGAACGTACAAACATAGATTACAGAGGACAGAAGTCGGTCAGTAGCCAGacttggcgtacaggtcgggatcagcAAATACCAAGAGCCAGGGCAGGGATAACAAGAGAAGGAGGCCGGGCGTTACGCGACAAGCAGTCTAAGGAATCGTAACtacttgtcagagaataatcactgcctgtcagagaatatACTAATGATCGGGTATGTACAGTACTCTGATTCCTTCCTAGACTTATAAGAAGACGTCACGTGTCACCCACCGTCAGACAAAGTCTGATATCTGACGTTTCCTGACACCCGTTAGACTCCAGAAGAATCCTTTGCGATATAAAAAgagatgctttgtcccttacacaggtacgctcactcgtcatttctgactcgtctttacttttcgtcctttctctgtgcttctgaggaaaaagtacctgactagAGCGTCCGAAGGCCTGAcccgaggactttttccctggtttatgatctctaacgactcgtgggctcgtctgagtgtgtgcagagcccTAGCGTCATCATCCTGGTCATCACCCTTCGTCATCAGTCCGTGTGAACCCTTCCGGAGAGTGCCAGATAGATCGGACGCCGTAGCAACTTTCCGTCAACCTCCAGTACATCAAGGTCcgtcttcatccgactcagctttcggacgggATCACTCTCCAAAAGATGCAGTTTCAAAATATGATGTTGTGATAgatttttggaaataaatcacTGAAACTTAAGTACGGAGAACCTAATGTATGTAGGCGTCAAACACATCACATTATTAGATGGGAAGATGGCGTGCCCAACACAATATAGACTCACCAGGGTCTTGTtatggcaaaaaaaaaatcattaacatGAGAAATATAATAAAACTAATAACCATTCAAGGAAACAATGTCGTCCGATGGTAGGACATGCATCTATATGAGAGAATACATGCAAGTTACCAAGACATTTTGAAAATTACCGGACTATAGAATTTCAGCCAACTTCGACACAATATCAAATTTGTTCAAGCCCCAATCATTGATTGCAAGGCAAACATCAATGCCACTTTTTGAGACAGCAAAAGGCGCATGATCCATAAAGATACAGCTTAGCACCAAATTCTCTAGAGACAAGAATAATTGTCTCTGTTTGGCCTTTTCTTCTTCTGTCGGTACCAGAGACTCAAAAATTGAAAGAAAACTTGGAGTCATTGAATCAATGTTGGGGCGACATTGAATTGCCCTTTTTTGAATCCCCATTCTCTACCATGAGACATGATTTCCTCTGTACAGTGTAACCTTACAtcctgaaattaaaaaaaaaaaatctaaaatgtgATGACAATTGAAGTACAGTCAAGATCAAAGGACAACTGCAATTTGCTAAACTTAGGTTGAAAGAAGCATCAAAGCTCACACACCGTATACGCATTTTGTGAATCTCAATAATTTTGTGAAATACATTAAGTTAATCGAATACTTTAAGTCAGTACAAATAAATGATACATATCACCATCACAAGGTAACTGTGATGCAGCAATTTGGGACATAACAAATACAAGGAAAAGGCTCAATGTATGACTTAGCAACCAAAACTCTAAAATGCCAATACAAGCGGCATCAATGGAACTAGGTATATTTATATAGTGAGAATACCAAATTAGGAAACCTAAAATAGGCGTATAAGTATGCACTATTTGGCTTCTAAAAACTGTAAAAGgaaattattaaaattcatatATTAACTATTCACTGAGTTTTCATGGATTGAACCTAAACATTCATAAACATAGGATACAACTGATGGCTCGAAATGCAtagcaatattttttaaaaaaataaaactttagaaCATTagctttttcaaacttaaaaagatacttaattttaagtatttatattttataatataacTGCCCTTGTATACAAAATAATGATGTGAAAATTGATACATGATACAACATTGTAATGTAATAAGAAACAAGATTACAATAAAGCAATATCCTAATTGTGTACTTTGTGGAATCAACATGGTAATCTTAAGCATATATTATGATTGCATCATCCCATCTATGAGCTCCTTGCAATTCCTCAGAGGATTTCAAACCTGATAGACTttagataaataaaaagaaatttcctttCCTGAAGGTGATGCCTGTATATCTTATCCTGTTCGCATTTAAAGCCTCTAGAGTCTAGACAACTTACAAAATGAAAATTTGCTCAAACAAAAAATTGTACAGAGTCATAGATGGTATGCAAAACTCAATCTTCTGTTAGTATTATAATCTGAAAGAGGTAAGAAGTATGCATTTGCTTCAACATCATCTTATCAAACCATGCAAGACCCATCTATTTTGGATCAGCTATATAGATTTTATCCCTCCATTGGATCCTATACAAAGCTATCGCTAAGAATACTATCAGGAAACCGAAACCTAGCTTTGTAACAAAATGGTTAAAACTCATGTTCACGGGGTTAGATACTTTAGGTAatgattgaaaaatatttaaaggaCATGTAGCATTAGAAGAATAAAGATTTGAACTAACAATGAAGGAATGAGTAGAGGCTAATTGTCACAAGATATTCAACAGGCATAATTAGATGCTATGAGAAACTGTCACAGTTAGCTAAAGAAGTTTCTGTTTGTGATAGTATGAAACCCGGCTGGAGTCGGAGCACCGCCTCCGAATCCTAAACCCATTAGGTTTCGATTTACTATAAATATAGATGCCCCCAGCCAGTCCGGCCATTTATCGCTCTTTCCTCTGTTTTCTTTTCTGCGATCGGCAATTCAGCGATTCAGCGATTCGGCGATTCTTGTTGTTTCCTGCGCCGTTGCTATCAGCAATGATGACCTCTCAGCAGCATCCGGTCGATCTTCTTCATCCTCAGAAGCAGCAGCCGCTGGCCACTTTTCTTCGTGCTCAGGGGCAGCAGCGACCGGTCAGGGTTCGACGAGTATGGGCTTCAAATTTGGAGCTTGAGTTCTCCATCATCGCCCAAGTGCTCCCTCGATTTCCCATGGTGTCTTTCGACACCGAGTTCTGTTGTTGTACGGAGAGTACTAAATTGTATCAAAATAACAAGTAtgtaataaacaaataaataaaaatataagattCAGAAATTGGTATCTTTCCATTGGTTCATGGGGGACAGAACCAAACCACGTGCGTCGCGCCCGGTAAATCCAACTCCGCATATATATAGGTCCCTTTAACATTGCTAAGTAAGGATGGAAGGGTTCCATATATAAGTTATTCCAACCTTCttggcttagcaatgtgggactaaatataTACACATATGTATTatcaaaataagaaaaatagtttgaattaaataaacaaaactcaacaagatgcacccTCCTCCCGCAGAAGCCGCACTACCTTCTCTCGGCGGATGAGCGGTACGCTTTCTTGAAGGCCAACGTAGAACGGTCGAAGTTGACCCAACTCGGTCTCACCCTCTTCGACTCCGATGGCAATCTTCCCGGCGGCGTTGGAGAGGCTTTCATCTGGGAGTTCAATTTCTGCGACTTTGACGTCTGTCGAGACAAACTCGATTACAATTCGGATGGAATCGACTTCCGAATGCTATTTCTCCAAGGGATCGACCCCGTCGCTTTGCTGCTTGTTGTCAAGTGGCAGGTCTCGGTGCGTCATTGCCCCCGTTGCGCCCCACCACCGCAGAATGGATTGTCTTCGGCAGCTGATATGACTTCGGTTACATGGTAAAGACGTCATCTTTGGATCAATGACTACCAGAAAATCATCTGAATGATTTTTTACTCAGTTGAATGATTGTTTACTGCAAGTGGACAGCGAGAGTCTTCTTGTTAGGGTTTAGTccgttattgttgttgttgatgtATGGGGTAGCGCCCCGCAAACTGTAttttatgtttaaatttatttgataagataattaagtcaaattaaattaaacctaaaataaattatatcattGAAATACTGATTCGAGTTTGACTtaatttttttatgagtttgattcATAAATACTATCGAACATAATTCATAAATTTTATTTACGAAATTATTTATGTACAATTCATTCATAGATATTAACAAGTTGAATGCATATATTTAAGTTCATTTATTTCGTTTAACTAATTATTTAAGCTTTTTTATTTAACTGATTTTATGTGTACCGAACATCAAATAAGTTATTACCAAATTGAACATAAAATTTGCTGATGAACATTTGAGTCATTTACAATCCTACAAGATACATACAATATGCATGTACATAGTTTCTACCATTAATTCTTGAACTGATGCGGTCGTTGAAGTTTAAAATAACAAATTCTTCTATCAGAGCTATGGATTTGTGTGGCAATCCCTCACGCAGAGTTAAAGGGCCTAAAAGAGGAACTAATCAGTGTATGAACATTCTTACATTCTGATACAACAAGAGCATTTGCATGAATCCATCATATGTCACCACCAGAACCACTTCCCAGGGCATTGTTGCAGATTCAGGTGGTCGATGGATCGAAGTTGGATCCATTAGGTGTGAACAGTGTGCACTGTTGCTGAAAATCTGAGCCTGAACTCGACTCCAGTATATGATGGGAGACTAGCTCAGTCTCGGCAAGCCCTGAGGACATGCTGCAGCGCTGCCTCTTGATCGGTCTTCCATGCTTTGAGCTCTTTGAAGGGGAGGAAACACAGGCTGTGGAATCTGTAGACAGGGTCTTGCTGCTGAAGGAATTCACAATTGAATGACTTTTAAGTACTTCCCCAGTGCCTCCATGGTCATCATTGGCATCTCTATCTTGGGTGGGGGGATCTGAGTTTGGAGCAGGAATTGAGGAATCGGTCTTGTCTACATCAGAGCAGTCGTAACTGAAGCTGCCGGCAGAAGTGCTTCCTCCGGCTCTTGGTGTTTCAGTGAGCGCACCATTGAGCCGTTGCTGCTCCTCAATGATCTTCTTAAGATACTTCCCTTGGGCTTCTATTCTTAGCTGTAATTGCTTTTGCACCTGCCAAAAGTTTCATACTTCTcaccaagtttttttttatttatttagaataCCTACAGAAAACATATAGTGAATACTTTGAGTGTCATAAGACGAGGCTGTGTATATTTGGAAGAAGCAAAGAAACATCTTCCAACATATAACTCTGTCACGCTGTCTTTGTTAGGTTTCCAGACCATTATTTGATTGCGAATACTTGCAATCTGAACTTCCTCTAAGGTTATAGaccattatttttcttcttcttctatagtTATATCATTGTATGTTCTACACATCGTTACAACTCTTATTATTCTCAGCACATTACCTTTCTTCATTGTTTTCTACATGTAACTCAGCACATTTCGTTCTAATTTTCTAAATATAATTCGGTGAAAGTTTTGTTCAAACAAAGAAGGTTGTCCTTTGATGCTCATTTTTTGaagaaaatttacagaaacttCATAGATTTCCAGTAATCTGCaaaatttgttaaaaatattatatgtTAGTCCCGTAATGCTATCTTAACTTGAGAATTTCAGCAAGAGACAATAGTCCAAGTAAGACTCATGGGCATGATATTCAAAACCTCTAGGCGAGTTCGTCAGCATCTTTGACATACAACAGCATCTCTAAATCCAAATCAAGCAGCCTTCTGCCTCTACATAGCGTCTCCTGCATCTGCACAACCTACAACTTCTCCATATACTACATTTTGTCTCTCAATTATCATTCATATCTTTCTCGCTCTCCTCTACAATTTAGCCAGAAGATATGGAACTTCAATGCATGATCCTTCTCATTCCTTCTAGCTTTCCCTGTCTTCCTTCTGATCTAATGTTCAAATGAGTAAATCTTTCTACTACTTTGTTTCCTTGAATTCTCTTCTCCATGCCTACCATCAACAATCagtaaaaacttttcaaaaaaacatCTTGTTGTCAGTTTGTTGGCCCTAATAAAGGATCGAGTCGACTGTTCAATACTAGTGAATAGCTGAATAGGAAAACATTCTATTCTCAATTTGCTCCTCTCTATACTATTCTCCTCCAGTGAAGACAAATAGAGAAAACATCTGTTTGTTATGTCAGTTGTACTATCCCTCTTTATTAGGACCCTCaagtgttttccttttcataaaTCAATTAGGTAATATACCTGCCGCTTCAAAGAGAAACCCACTCAAGAGATTTGTTATCGAAATCTCACTTCAGCTTCATTTCACTTTTTATCCTATTGATGTGCTGATCTGAGATTGAAGGAATTGTCACCTATGTGTACATTCGAGAGCTCTGATTGGTTTTTTCATTATGATAGTCAAGGTCAAAGGCATTGTTATATCTTTTTGTCTACTTTTTTAGTTCATGTGGCAAGTCGGACATATACTTAACCATTAACAACATATGCAATATGATATTTTGATGGAGATTTTCATTGTAGGGGATTTCCAAGGAGTGACTTAGCTAACGAGTCAATAGCTCATAGAGTAGAACTGGAGTTCGAACCATGGTAAATATTTTGTATCAGTATTGTTTATTAGATTTTTGAGGAGTGACTCAGCTAACTTAATAGGCCGTGGAGTAGGATCACAGATATGAACCATGTTAAATGCTTTGTGTTAGTATTGTTTATTTTGTTTATACTTTTTTTTGTTGTGTACTAACAAATAATAAAGTTTTATTACTCTAACAATAGTATAAACCTTGCATTTACAAGAGGAATCAAAAGACTTGTCATTTACAAATATGTgcctattcaccccctctaattGTGTCACTAGTCCTAACACAGCTCATTCTCCTCTTTTCCCTTTTCCCCTTCCCTTCGATTTTGACTTTCGTCTCTAGTTATACAGCCTTGCATACCCAATCTCCAATAGTTGGGACAAACATAGGTTGTTGTTGATGATGATAATACTGCATATTAAGGTTCATGAAGGGCGTGGGAAGAAAATTGTACCATATATCATTTGCCTAAGATGTTGACTCTTTTTGGCTTGAGAGGTGGGATGAACCCTTAATCTTGTAATATCACAAATATTTGTGGATTCAATTTGAACACAGATACCAGAAAAATTATGGTTGATTGCTTCCTTGATAATCAAGACTCCACAGCAGTCAAGTTAAAGATAATATTCTTCTGATTAAATTGTGTTTATGAACAATTTAGAGTGAACGTAGTAAAAACATGAAAAGCATTTATATCAGAGTTCTTTTAAGGAAAATGGAATGGATCGACAAGAATTTAGATAAAGTGCAATTGTGGATTCAGTAAAAGTTATGCGTGCTTTCAGAGTTGTTCTTCTCAAGGGTTGGTCTTCCATTTAGATAATGTTTTCCAAAATTCCAATGATTAATCTGCCGGCATACGATTATTCATAATCGATTTATCTGATATTCTACAAGCCATAACAGCTCTCTAAGCAAGCTCAATAAGAGCCAAAATTAGTAGCCAGCTAAATAATAGAACTAATCTTCCACATGAAATACTCACCTCTAATTGTTCATGAAGTCGTTTTTGCACCTCCATTTGCAACTTAAGAGCTTCAGTTATTTGCATCCCACTGAGACAACAAGAGAATAAAAATGATGACACACCTCTAATTGTTCTATTATGAACTTTAATCAAGAAAAACATAGGAAATTGTCTAAAATaccaaataaaaaaattcaaacaaaggGTTGAAGATCCTGCAATGCTTACGAGGAACTTTCAACTCCTGAAGTCAGGTCGCCAGAATCTTTGATTTCATATTTGACACCTACAACAGAAACACAGAAAACCAAACCACCCTCTTAGCTCAACTTTTCAGTGAATGGCTTACAAAACAACTATTTATTTTCATCAATCCCTATTTTCACTGAGATTCATATAAGATGCCCACCATCAGTTGATGGATCAGGTATGCAGTTTGCAAGCCTGTATTTCTGAGTGCAACATAAGAGCCAGAGTCAGTAATATAAAACAAAACCTTCGAGTAAAATAAACTTCCACAAATACCTGTAAGTGGCTCTTGACATGGTATATTGTCAGCCCTGGTACACCCATGATCCTAAGAACTCCTTTTGGAGTTGCTCCTGTTGTAGGCAAACTGAATTTAGCTAAGTGAACTGAAAGTAACATCACTAATAGAAAAATGAACCAACTAAAAAGATGCATCAAAACATTT from Zingiber officinale cultivar Zhangliang chromosome 6B, Zo_v1.1, whole genome shotgun sequence carries:
- the LOC121992093 gene encoding myb family transcription factor PHL7-like, with protein sequence MFQSQPIPNRSPIRNNSLAYNDQLEISDKVMVSNDGGNNNNNPNLASRQRLRWTNELHNCFIDAVTQLGGPDRATPKGVLRIMGVPGLTIYHVKSHLQKYRLANCIPDPSTDGVKYEIKDSGDLTSGVESSSGMQITEALKLQMEVQKRLHEQLEVQKQLQLRIEAQGKYLKKIIEEQQRLNGALTETPRAGGSTSAGSFSYDCSDVDKTDSSIPAPNSDPPTQDRDANDDHGGTGEVLKSHSIVNSFSSKTLSTDSTACVSSPSKSSKHGRPIKRQRCSMSSGLAETELVSHHILESSSGSDFQQQCTLFTPNGSNFDPSTT